In a genomic window of Mycolicibacter heraklionensis:
- a CDS encoding DUF1906 domain-containing protein, which yields MPDSPRTSRPRNHVSRRDALRYASAAALTGLGAAATGMPTASAAAPTLIDYAMRQIPAQDIRAAGHAGVINYVSTSRPGSHFGAKPITRPYAESLTAAGLVIVSNYQYGKPGGTAPSDFTRGYPGGVSDAQTAWQLHTAAGGGRSAPIFFSVDDDIDRNTWNAVALQWFRGINSVLGVQRTGVYGGVNVCQWAAADGVIGVSRTPGKRWAWQTRSWSRGQVDPGAVLYQRIVSTASNPGPIVGGIEVDVNDVLAQDCGQWNLHP from the coding sequence TGACGCACTGCGGTACGCATCCGCCGCGGCGCTCACCGGGCTGGGCGCAGCGGCCACCGGAATGCCGACGGCGTCGGCTGCGGCTCCCACGCTCATCGACTACGCCATGCGCCAGATTCCGGCGCAGGACATCCGGGCCGCCGGTCATGCCGGAGTCATCAACTACGTGTCGACGTCGCGGCCGGGTTCGCACTTCGGCGCCAAGCCGATCACCCGGCCCTACGCCGAATCGCTGACCGCCGCGGGACTGGTGATCGTCAGTAACTACCAGTACGGCAAGCCGGGCGGGACGGCACCGTCGGATTTCACCCGGGGATACCCCGGCGGTGTCTCCGACGCGCAGACCGCCTGGCAGCTGCACACCGCGGCAGGCGGCGGGCGCAGTGCGCCGATCTTCTTCAGCGTCGACGACGACATCGACCGCAACACCTGGAACGCCGTGGCACTGCAATGGTTTCGGGGAATCAACTCGGTACTGGGAGTGCAGCGCACCGGCGTCTACGGAGGCGTGAACGTCTGCCAGTGGGCGGCCGCCGACGGTGTCATCGGGGTCTCCCGCACACCCGGTAAGCGGTGGGCCTGGCAGACCCGATCCTGGTCGCGCGGCCAGGTCGACCCCGGTGCGGTGCTCTATCAGCGGATAGTCAGTACCGCCTCAAACCCGGGGCCGATCGTCGGGGGGATCGAAGTCGACGTCAACGATGTCCTGGCCCAGGACTGCGGCCAGTGGAATTTACATCCGTGA